In Turicibacter sanguinis, a genomic segment contains:
- a CDS encoding sensor histidine kinase: MRFVDYVKNHVTFLVIQMLVFLVILMFMLIAKVSGVVIFLVGCLWFIPVISYMLIEYFKWRRYFNQLESVLEELEEKYLVAEVVEEPEFLEGQLFHSLLYDITKSMHENVNKYEELETEYREYIETWVHEIKTPIASLKLILENNESDVARRVEDEVKKVEAFIEQALYYARSNDVSKDYVIKEFELKSVVMKVIRQNSRDFILKKVSVDLGEIEGCLLSDLKWVEFIINQLVVNAIKYSKPENAVVKISSNVHNQQIILRIEDNGVGISEKDLGRVFDKGFTGENGRIFGKSTGMGLYLCKKLCHKLSIGIYLDSEVNKGTTVKLIFPQGNLLIFK, from the coding sequence ATGAGATTCGTTGATTATGTAAAGAATCATGTTACCTTTTTAGTCATTCAAATGTTAGTTTTTTTAGTTATTTTAATGTTTATGCTTATTGCTAAAGTGAGCGGAGTCGTTATTTTTTTAGTTGGATGTTTATGGTTTATTCCAGTTATCTCTTATATGCTGATTGAATACTTTAAATGGCGACGTTACTTTAATCAATTGGAGTCGGTCTTAGAAGAACTTGAGGAGAAATATTTAGTGGCAGAGGTGGTTGAAGAGCCAGAATTTTTAGAAGGCCAACTTTTTCACAGTTTATTGTATGATATTACGAAATCGATGCATGAAAATGTCAATAAATACGAAGAACTTGAAACGGAATATCGGGAATATATTGAGACATGGGTTCATGAAATTAAAACGCCGATTGCTTCTTTGAAATTGATTCTTGAAAATAATGAAAGTGACGTGGCACGTCGTGTTGAGGATGAAGTGAAAAAGGTGGAAGCTTTTATTGAACAGGCACTCTATTATGCGAGAAGCAATGATGTCAGTAAAGATTATGTGATTAAAGAGTTTGAGTTGAAATCTGTTGTGATGAAGGTGATTCGTCAAAATTCACGAGACTTTATTTTAAAGAAAGTTTCCGTCGATTTAGGTGAAATCGAGGGTTGCTTATTGAGTGATCTAAAGTGGGTTGAATTTATTATTAATCAATTAGTGGTGAATGCCATTAAGTATTCAAAACCTGAGAATGCTGTGGTTAAGATTTCATCAAACGTGCATAATCAGCAAATTATTTTAAGGATTGAGGATAATGGGGTAGGCATTAGTGAGAAAGATTTAGGACGTGTTTTTGATAAAGGATTTACAGGTGAAAATGGTCGCATTTTTGGTAAGTCGACGGGAATGGGACTTTATTTGTGTAAAAAACTGTGTCATAAGTTAAGTATTGGAATTTATCTCGATTCGGAAGTGAACAAAGGAACGACTGTTAAATTGATTTTTCCACAAGGAAATTTATTAATTTTTAAATAA
- a CDS encoding sensor histidine kinase, with amino-acid sequence MWINRFLEKVGLPKWSLVITGYVVISLLLSFISYVILEESLYSLTSKVVNQSPSYADEMDRINRDIQAYITNHQLSLENAKQLEEWHRAHDDLLILIYQGDELYYDSSLISYGYQESDVMYIPKTYALQFSDGTAWIDIYPFFNLNFYLWGRVLCVIASMVIFMITFMTLLHRQITYILEISHAVERMKNGQLSTQIEVRGQHEISQLAADINDMAKTLEQQIELEKELKQQNIQMIRSLSHDLRTPLTAVISYLDIIKQEKDKGEQTKYLEIVSSKAFQIKYLIDQLFRQCVVEEKKAPVMTLNADEMIEQCLHEVVSSLESEGFEALVEVEIENSFSLQMERHDFYRLIDNICSNLLKYADASHPIKFRICELEDVLVIKVCNKVLLQISDEIESHGVGLQSCRMLIESVGGKLEVYQESDQFIFECELPILQNC; translated from the coding sequence ATGTGGATTAATCGATTTCTTGAAAAGGTAGGGTTACCAAAGTGGAGCTTAGTGATTACAGGATATGTGGTCATTTCATTATTACTATCTTTTATAAGTTATGTTATTTTAGAGGAATCACTTTATTCGTTAACGAGTAAAGTTGTGAATCAGTCTCCCAGTTATGCAGACGAAATGGATCGAATCAATCGAGATATTCAGGCGTACATTACGAATCATCAATTATCTTTAGAAAATGCTAAGCAACTAGAAGAATGGCATCGAGCACATGATGATTTGCTAATTTTGATTTACCAAGGAGATGAACTTTATTATGATTCAAGCTTAATCTCTTATGGGTATCAAGAATCTGATGTCATGTACATTCCAAAAACTTATGCACTCCAATTTAGTGACGGGACGGCTTGGATAGATATTTATCCGTTTTTTAATCTTAATTTTTATTTGTGGGGACGAGTATTGTGTGTCATAGCTTCGATGGTGATTTTTATGATTACCTTTATGACCTTGTTGCATCGACAGATTACTTATATCTTAGAAATTAGCCATGCCGTTGAACGAATGAAAAATGGTCAGTTATCGACTCAAATTGAAGTGAGAGGTCAGCATGAAATCTCTCAGTTAGCAGCAGACATTAATGACATGGCTAAAACTTTAGAACAACAAATAGAACTTGAGAAAGAATTAAAACAGCAAAACATTCAAATGATTAGATCACTATCTCATGACTTAAGAACCCCCTTAACCGCTGTTATCTCTTATTTAGATATCATCAAGCAGGAAAAAGATAAGGGAGAACAGACGAAATATCTAGAGATTGTGTCTAGCAAGGCATTTCAGATCAAATATTTAATTGATCAGTTGTTTCGTCAGTGTGTTGTAGAAGAAAAAAAAGCGCCAGTTATGACGCTAAATGCAGATGAGATGATTGAACAGTGTTTACATGAAGTCGTTTCTTCACTGGAAAGTGAAGGGTTTGAGGCTTTGGTAGAGGTTGAAATCGAGAATTCATTTAGTTTACAGATGGAACGTCATGATTTTTACCGTTTAATCGATAATATTTGTTCAAATTTATTAAAATATGCGGATGCTTCACATCCGATTAAGTTTAGAATTTGCGAATTAGAAGATGTTTTAGTTATCAAGGTTTGTAATAAAGTTTTACTTCAAATCAGTGATGAGATTGAAAGTCATGGAGTAGGACTGCAAAGTTGTCGTATGCTGATTGAGAGTGTTGGAGGAAAACTAGAAGTTTATCAAGAATCAGATCAGTTTATTTTTGAGTGTGAGTTACCAATCCTACAGAATTGTTAA
- a CDS encoding tetratricopeptide repeat protein — translation MELKQLFLEVSEKIKWCRRQYHIKQEAFQAYGISRSYISMAENGRRIIPNETVELIYSILLELSDGALQEEFTLESFKKSAVEQAKDWVSERCRLETLSTEYEKFKKVVAQYELYEEGLKLEELIAVDYQQKSQWIESNQHFSLAISYASLSHQNPTLLYRGIGLNMEKMGMYEESISYLKMSLHSLSPDMTEYRYKILYNLAKGYFQVDQLDLALNHIDLALREGETPQPLTRAAHIILKGIVLRKCGRIQEAIDVQVAFIENPCYPPFVTEVYQNLSYLYKSQGRFEEALEVLNHLVQVVTDEVKKHLALGLMGTIYYELGDYELAEDYLNQSKEKILKYGIFEQAKAVTSSLIDMYILKGVESQMINFFDEINEYVGQKYLSPAIFHHVKSYLFDQFYHNKIDERQFKLWMFHVECLGRD, via the coding sequence ATGGAGTTGAAGCAATTGTTTTTAGAAGTATCAGAAAAAATCAAATGGTGTCGACGTCAATATCATATTAAGCAAGAGGCTTTTCAGGCGTATGGTATTTCTCGTAGTTATATTAGTATGGCAGAAAATGGACGCCGCATTATTCCTAATGAAACAGTTGAGTTGATTTATAGCATTCTTTTGGAGTTATCAGATGGGGCTTTACAAGAAGAGTTTACACTAGAATCATTTAAAAAATCGGCCGTTGAACAGGCAAAGGATTGGGTGTCTGAGCGCTGTCGATTGGAAACCTTATCAACTGAATATGAAAAATTTAAAAAAGTCGTGGCACAGTATGAACTATATGAAGAAGGCCTAAAGTTAGAAGAATTAATTGCCGTTGATTATCAACAAAAAAGTCAATGGATTGAATCGAATCAACACTTTTCGTTGGCGATTTCCTACGCTTCTTTAAGTCATCAAAATCCAACGTTATTGTACCGTGGGATTGGTTTAAATATGGAGAAAATGGGAATGTATGAAGAGAGCATTTCTTATTTGAAGATGAGCCTTCATTCACTAAGCCCAGATATGACGGAGTATCGTTATAAAATTCTTTATAATTTAGCCAAAGGATATTTTCAGGTCGACCAACTTGATTTAGCGTTAAATCATATTGACTTAGCACTAAGAGAGGGAGAGACGCCCCAACCTCTAACTCGGGCAGCTCACATTATTCTTAAAGGGATTGTTTTGCGCAAATGTGGTCGAATTCAAGAGGCCATAGACGTGCAAGTTGCTTTTATTGAAAATCCATGCTATCCGCCATTTGTCACCGAAGTTTATCAAAATTTAAGTTATTTATACAAATCTCAAGGGAGATTTGAAGAGGCATTGGAGGTTTTAAATCATTTAGTTCAGGTTGTGACCGATGAAGTAAAAAAGCATTTAGCACTTGGATTAATGGGGACTATTTATTACGAGTTAGGTGATTATGAACTGGCAGAGGATTACTTAAATCAATCAAAAGAAAAAATTTTAAAATATGGGATATTCGAACAAGCGAAAGCTGTCACGAGTTCTTTAATTGATATGTACATTTTAAAAGGAGTTGAATCACAGATGATTAACTTCTTTGATGAAATAAATGAGTATGTTGGTCAGAAGTATTTATCACCCGCTATTTTTCATCATGTCAAATCTTATTTGTTTGATCAATTTTATCATAATAAAATTGATGAAAGACAGTTCAAATTATGGATGTTTCATGTCGAATGTTTAGGAAGGGATTAA
- a CDS encoding response regulator transcription factor — translation MKNRILVADDNQDIRQILQILLTGDGYEVVTACNGEEAIELMDESIGLVILDVEMPKKSGIVVCSEIRQKSFVPILFLTAYGQESDKTMGFSAGGDDYITKPFSNSDLLIRVKALLRRAYQYHSTTQVKVEPTITIGDLVVDLNSTRVILEGKEVSLTTTEYEILRLLITHRKKIFSMEQIYQSIWNDSGQVIGDNAVMVHVRNLRKKIEKDSKNPVYIKTAWGKGYYVD, via the coding sequence ATGAAAAATAGAATTTTAGTCGCTGATGATAATCAAGATATTCGTCAAATTCTTCAAATCTTATTAACAGGTGATGGGTACGAGGTTGTGACGGCTTGTAATGGTGAGGAAGCCATTGAATTAATGGATGAGAGTATTGGACTTGTGATTTTAGATGTCGAGATGCCAAAGAAGTCTGGGATTGTTGTCTGCTCTGAAATACGTCAGAAGTCTTTTGTTCCGATTTTATTTTTAACGGCCTATGGCCAAGAATCGGATAAAACGATGGGATTTTCAGCGGGTGGCGATGATTATATCACGAAACCTTTTTCAAATAGTGATTTATTGATCCGTGTTAAAGCATTATTAAGACGAGCGTATCAGTATCATTCAACGACTCAGGTAAAGGTAGAACCGACGATTACGATTGGTGATTTAGTGGTGGATTTGAATTCGACGCGTGTGATTTTAGAGGGAAAAGAGGTTTCCTTGACCACGACAGAATATGAGATTTTACGACTATTGATTACTCATCGTAAAAAAATATTTTCGATGGAACAAATTTATCAAAGTATTTGGAATGATTCAGGGCAAGTGATTGGTGACAATGCCGTCATGGTTCACGTGCGAAATTTGAGAAAAAAAATTGAGAAGGATTCAAAAAATCCAGTCTATATTAAGACGGCTTGGGGAAAAGGGTATTATGTGGATTAA
- the mtnN gene encoding 5'-methylthioadenosine/S-adenosylhomocysteine nucleosidase, with the protein MLCIFCESKFEAQQLLAKLNDYKIVTDYLFNIYEIKLNGKEIILVQAGEGKVNFAYAMGVITEKYPITAVIGFGNCGYIGKQKKDLGDIAISDMVFQYDVDFQANHYRLFEIPGTNQVVFPSDLHLKQFALMACKYLDYKGQVGLFGTADRFINSSIISEHLNQSYRIEFIDVEAAVLGQVAYRHHLPFICVKAISHYGDDDAFQTFKQAFQAANERSSDVVYTMLEAMTRKGVYC; encoded by the coding sequence ATGTTGTGTATTTTTTGCGAATCTAAGTTTGAAGCGCAACAATTATTAGCTAAATTGAATGATTATAAAATCGTCACAGATTATCTCTTCAACATTTATGAAATAAAATTGAATGGGAAAGAGATCATTTTGGTTCAAGCAGGAGAGGGAAAAGTTAATTTTGCTTATGCAATGGGTGTGATTACAGAGAAGTATCCGATTACCGCGGTTATTGGATTTGGAAATTGCGGATATATCGGAAAGCAAAAAAAAGATCTTGGAGATATTGCCATTTCAGATATGGTTTTCCAATATGATGTCGATTTTCAAGCCAATCATTATCGATTATTTGAAATTCCTGGAACGAATCAAGTTGTTTTCCCAAGTGACTTACATTTAAAGCAATTTGCTTTAATGGCTTGTAAGTATTTAGATTATAAGGGCCAGGTTGGACTTTTTGGAACAGCAGATCGTTTTATTAATAGTAGCATTATTTCCGAACATTTAAATCAAAGTTATCGCATTGAGTTTATAGATGTTGAGGCAGCTGTTTTAGGTCAAGTCGCTTATCGTCATCATCTCCCATTTATTTGTGTTAAAGCAATCTCTCATTATGGAGATGATGACGCTTTTCAAACCTTTAAACAGGCGTTTCAAGCTGCTAATGAACGATCAAGTGATGTTGTTTATACGATGCTTGAAGCCATGACGCGAAAAGGTGTTTATTGTTAG
- a CDS encoding response regulator transcription factor: MQKIMIIEDAEVIREELQIFLSRYGYEVEAPTDFSNIVEQVETIKPQLILLDINLPVFDGYYICKEVRKSSDVPIIVVTSRDSELDELMSMNLGADDFITKPYNTQILLARISSILKRTYGSLSASETLCYKGLTLNLSNGSITYEQKTMELTKNELKILGCLIKNQGQIVSRDVLMEHLWKSDLFVDDNTLSVNVTRLRKKLEEIGLKDAIETRRGLGYIMP, translated from the coding sequence TTGCAAAAAATTATGATTATTGAAGATGCAGAAGTGATTCGTGAAGAGCTTCAAATTTTTTTAAGCCGTTATGGTTATGAGGTTGAAGCACCAACGGATTTTTCAAATATTGTAGAACAGGTAGAAACGATCAAGCCACAATTAATTTTATTAGATATTAATTTACCTGTTTTTGATGGATATTATATTTGTAAAGAAGTGCGAAAATCATCTGATGTTCCAATTATTGTCGTAACGAGTCGAGATAGTGAGCTAGATGAGTTAATGAGTATGAATTTAGGCGCTGATGATTTTATTACCAAACCGTATAATACGCAAATTTTATTAGCGCGCATCTCATCCATTTTAAAACGAACGTATGGTTCTTTGTCGGCAAGTGAGACGCTTTGTTATAAAGGTCTGACGCTGAATTTGTCGAATGGAAGTATCACTTATGAACAAAAGACGATGGAGCTTACAAAGAATGAACTGAAAATTTTAGGATGTCTCATTAAAAATCAGGGCCAAATTGTCTCGAGGGATGTTTTGATGGAGCATTTATGGAAATCAGATTTATTTGTTGACGATAATACGTTGTCGGTGAATGTGACACGTCTTCGAAAAAAACTAGAGGAAATTGGTCTTAAGGATGCGATTGAAACGCGTCGTGGGCTAGGGTACATCATGCCATGA
- a CDS encoding DUF1540 domain-containing protein, protein MHDKNPGVKCTVSSCKFNNNQKHFCQLNQITVGTHEKNPVQCECTDCQSFELK, encoded by the coding sequence ATGCATGATAAAAATCCAGGTGTCAAATGTACAGTAAGTAGTTGTAAATTTAATAACAATCAAAAACATTTCTGTCAATTAAATCAAATCACAGTGGGAACACATGAAAAGAACCCAGTCCAATGTGAATGTACTGACTGTCAGTCATTTGAATTAAAATAA
- a CDS encoding alpha/beta hydrolase — protein sequence MKKKKKVIIGSTVGAGSIFALATWIIGNMVYDGTVGKNPSVSAEDMTVFYTEREDKVLDTLDKYEHATTFVQSPINGYEVEVLDIKANTPTNDVMVIVHGIGSNYHEVLNSAFNYLENGYNVVVYHQRHTGLTGGENYTFGLYERFDLDAVAGFARELYPNGILGIHGFSMGAATATMHTELNEESKYADFYVLDAPYHTMESAVELGIIAENIPFLPVSYAKWAGNVVLKLKENLVYDDIQPVKAVSNITVPVLLIHGTEDKVTPPESSQYIYDAIPHEQKELWYIEGLGHCEADDLMEKEYFSGIYQFIEKYVR from the coding sequence ATGAAAAAAAAGAAAAAGGTCATTATCGGTTCAACGGTTGGTGCAGGATCTATTTTTGCGTTAGCAACTTGGATTATTGGGAATATGGTTTATGATGGAACAGTTGGAAAGAATCCGTCAGTTAGTGCAGAAGATATGACTGTTTTTTACACAGAGCGTGAAGATAAAGTGTTAGACACATTAGATAAATATGAACATGCTACAACCTTTGTACAGAGTCCTATAAATGGCTATGAGGTTGAAGTTTTAGATATTAAGGCGAATACGCCAACAAATGATGTGATGGTAATTGTTCACGGAATCGGAAGCAATTATCATGAGGTCTTAAATTCGGCTTTTAATTATTTAGAAAATGGTTATAATGTGGTTGTTTACCATCAACGTCATACCGGATTAACAGGTGGTGAAAATTATACGTTTGGATTATATGAGCGATTTGATTTAGATGCTGTTGCAGGATTTGCTCGTGAGTTATATCCAAATGGAATTTTAGGAATTCACGGATTTTCGATGGGAGCTGCCACAGCAACGATGCATACTGAGTTAAATGAAGAAAGTAAATATGCTGATTTTTATGTGTTAGACGCGCCATATCATACGATGGAGAGTGCTGTTGAACTTGGAATTATCGCTGAAAATATTCCATTTTTACCGGTGAGTTATGCTAAATGGGCTGGGAATGTCGTGTTAAAACTTAAAGAAAATCTAGTTTATGATGATATTCAACCTGTTAAAGCTGTTTCGAATATTACGGTTCCCGTGTTATTAATTCATGGAACAGAAGATAAGGTTACCCCACCAGAGAGTAGCCAGTATATTTATGATGCGATTCCACATGAACAAAAAGAACTTTGGTACATAGAGGGACTCGGTCATTGTGAAGCGGATGACTTAATGGAGAAGGAGTATTTTAGTGGAATTTATCAATTTATCGAGAAATACGTTAGATAA